The Medicago truncatula cultivar Jemalong A17 chromosome 7, MtrunA17r5.0-ANR, whole genome shotgun sequence genome includes the window taaaaattgaatttggagttggttttttttcaagaaagctttataaaaaaatacatgaagAGATTCTACAAAGTTTCGTAGAAATACGACTATAACcccatttattttgattttttttaactaaaacatgaaaaattgcaattttgctTCAAATAAGCATATACTTACGGGTCAAATTTAATTCTCTAATTTTTCTATCATGataataatatcataaaaaCACCCACCactaaattttgaagtttttaaacgaaagaataattaattatgaattttcacTTCCAatgattatgaatttcttaaacaattcataattaacTTGTCCTACAGaataaatctcaaaaaaaaaaaaaaaattaaccattcCTACAAAATTTGACCCGTAAATATATGTTTAATAGAGCAAAATTGGAATTCCTcacgttttggttgaaaaatcaaaataaatcaatgcATAGTTTATTTATAGATTgagatttatgttgttttactttttgagttttgacgctttaaaaattcataattaatatgTCCCTCGTCGAAAAACTTTAATTTatgtgaaaaataatattttaacttcATAAACATTCATGCAAACAATAATTACAAAATTCAAACTCTATGTCACTTTTATGCACTTTATGtctgcacaaaaaaaaaaaacagaaagtcAGAAATATGAAGAATCTCAAGTTACAGATTAGAGTCAGAGATTTTTATTTAACGATgtcattttttaatatcatatatattacaTAGTCGATTTCAACGATTAACACTTAATTTTATACAACATCTATAGGTGTTTTATACTTTATATTATTCATGtaattctccaaaaaaaaataaagtataaaattaAGACTTAATTGACATCTATAGGGTTAATTTTTGACTCTATTTATAGACTTTAGTAAGTCTATTTTTGACATCTATAGGGTTAATTGTTTTATACTTTATTTAATGGTTTAATCTATAggtcttttattaaaaaagagtaAACCATTAAATTTGCCCAACATTATAGGATGCTCTCAAGTAGATTATTgacttttgaatattttaaaagtatttttgACTCTAAAATTTTACTCATATTATTACTTTCAGAGTAtaatagggactaaattgataatAAATAGGTAAATTTATCGACTAAATTGATATAAGTTGCTAAAACATAAGGATTTAATTGATAGTAAATTGTCAAGTATATAGATTAATTTCAGTTTAACAAAGACAAAAACCTTTTTGAAATACTCATAATTCATGCACTTGTTTAAGAGTGTTTTAGTTTATTGCACTTGTTTAAGAGTGTTTTAGTGGTTTACTCGATAGGAAGTTCAAGCACATCACAGCAACCTGGATAAGTAAAgatattcaaaattcaaagtaCATAAAAGAAATTTTCAATGTAATTAGGAGACATGTGACATTCATGCATCTTAAGAGttggtttattttcttttctaaaaataGTAGAATAACTTCAtgcaaaaagttcattttattCCAAAACTTTACCTACTAGATAACACATATGCTCTCGCATGATAATACATCATATTGGTTGTTGAATAAGTGATGTATGTaactcaaatatatttataataatattgttttctttttcacttttatttcttGCTTTATGAACTTTtacatttttccatttttattctatgggaaatgttaaccggttAAGGGGTCAAATATAATAGCATTTGCATTGAGAGgtgtgtaatcaatgcattaaaaGCTGAAAaagtatttttgtttatttaaaattttctcttttggTTTCCTTTTAACATGACCCTTATTCTATCACACGTTTCTTACATCATAAACTAAGACCTGGGACCTTAAACCTATCAACTAAGAACAACTAAGGATCTAACTAGTCTTCAATTAATCTTTCAAGATCATTTCTTGAAAGAAAAGATTTCCACGCCAACAAATTGGTACACCCAGTCCCAGTGGAACATAGTAGAACCGCTGTTGATAGAACATCTTAAAACTCAACTCTTTtaatctggttttttttttttttcaatggtaTGTGTCAATATATTAGTAACTGTTGGGTTGAGCTAAGGAGCTAACCGATTAACCAATTCAAGTTCTACTTCATTAACAAACTATCAAGATCTGACATGACCAATTCCACATACAATGGTAACTCTCGCACACgtcaaatatataatatacGTGTTGATGATAAGCACAAATTGTATGTAGTTTCAATTACAATATCAGCTTTCATAGCAAATGTCCACATGATTAATACACCCTGACGTTGTTCCAACAATGTTCATCTCACTTTCTACTTTATTTACACGGAATTCCAATATTACCTAAAACACAAACCACATGACAGTGAATTAGATCCAATATTTTACAAGCAGTGACGTGAAGTAGCTCACTCAGCACATGGTAGAACATGagcaaaaatatttaaaacgtGCACGTTTCAGATGAAAACTTGAGGGAAAGACAAATAAGGTGAAAAGGTTTTGCTTTTTTTAGAGGGTAaaaaaagactttttagttaagCAAAGGTTTAATAAACAGGAAAATTGTTTCCAACTCACTTTAATGCCATAGTAGATACAAATTTGGAGTATACTTCACGTTTCAAATATCTAACTTCTTAAACAAGCACACCCTTCATGAAGAAAGGGTTAATTTAGAGAGCCTTAAGCCACAAGGAACATCGCACTATCTCTTCTCAACACTCTCCCATATTATTGGTCTCATTAGAATTAGATAATCTGAGATCACTCAATTAGTGGGATTCGCATGGAGTTTTTGCCAAATAATAGTGTTGAGAAGACAGTCAAAGAATGTTTTCCTGGCATTTCTCAATAGACAATGGAATCAGATAAACTATTCAACTTGATGAAAACAATTCTCTTCTTCTGAAACCATAAAGCACATTAACTGTCAGAAGGAAATATCAGTCTCCTTCACATTGAATCAATCACAAATTGCCTCTGTGAAGATACATTACTAACCTTTGTTTTCTTATAATGACTAGCATTCCAATGAAGTCTCAAACCATTGTAATTTTAGACTGCCTTTCTTGCTTAGTGATATTACGACTTTACTCAACAAAACTTAGCGTTCCATTGAGATAGAATAGGAACCAGTGTTTGGATCTTTGACTGCTTTGAAGTTGTCAAGGCTCATCCCAAAGCGTCCCAATACAGAATTTCccatttctttcaatttttctgCATCAAGAAACATTCATCTGTTCAAGCAAATGATGGCAGTGAACGAAAATTAAGTAAATAGACAAACTTGGTTCCGTACTATTTTCCATCTAAGATAAAATTTTGCTTTCATATAACAGAATAGCATATGTAGGCAATGGCCAAAAATTAAATGGCAGATAATAACCTATGATGTTTACGGGGTGATTCACCCCAAGTGCAACTAAGAAAAATCATTCGTAGCCAACAAATTGCATGAGCAAGGATAGATTTCCAAAATATATGCATAAAACAAAGCATTTTCCGGCTTGTTAAAAAGTTTCTTGACTACAATAACAAGCAAGTCTTATACTACTAGGTGGGGTTaactacatggatcaaacgatACCATAATGTTCCATTATATGTCATATCTCTATTTAAAGCACATTATGTGGAGCAATTGAGTATTTCCTAAGAACAACCAAGTCCTAATGTTCAATCTTACACATAACTTCAAAATTTGCTTCAGCTATGTAATTTTGAACCACTTGAGAACAAGTCAATAATTAGGAATACTCAATTGGGGGAAATTAGGAATATACTCTAATggtataaaatataattgaagGACAATTAATGCCCTCAACATACCAACGCACCATCCTACAaagacaaaataacatatatacaaatattaacAGGAACCAAGAGAAAGACAAAAATGACTTGCCCAtcatttcttctttcattttttcccgTTTCACAGCAGCAAGGGGCTCTAGTCGGCGAATGGATTTCCCAGCTTGACCATTTGAGGGATCAATTTCTAAGATCTTTTTCATATCTGccaattatattttgaaaaggaaaaaaaaaacaggtgaAACGAAAAGATATGAGGTTatgaacaaaaaagaaaattaaaatgaacttAATGCTATTAGACATTAGTGTGACAAACACATTATCAACAGTAATGCATCAAGAGCCAAAATAAACAGACAACTAGAGTGCTTATTACACACCACACATCCTTCTTGTTTGAGAAATCAAGCTTCCCTTACTCTGTTATTTACAACCCGCTTGGGGCTGGGGTCTGTCTGAGTAAGGAAAGAGGTCGTAGCTACGTTAACGGTCTTGATGGGAAATAAAACAGGAACCTTATATAAGGAGGGAAGGCACGTGCGATTCCTCAAACAAAGAAGAGTGTCAGGCATAAGAAGAACAACACCCTTGATGTAAATACTATTTTTCAAACAGAAGAAGTATCAAGTGCAATTAGTGCAAACTTCAGATGAGTTGGCATAATTATGCCTTGCCTTATTTTAAGCTTGAACTTACCAGCAATTGCCTCTTCAAAATGTTCAAGCTTTTCATGAGCCTCTCCTCTTCTCACCAAAGCTTTAACATATGCAGGATTCAGTTCCAATGCTTTTGTGCATTctttaattgtattttcatattttccctGAGGTATATTTGACATATGTTAAAGAAAATCAAGCATTAAGCTCAATCAATTACAACTACAAACATAACATAAGGGACACAGAGACGATGTTAGACCCTGTAGCAGCTTAATCTGGAATACAAATGATTAAACATCAATATTGTACTGCTGACGGTTCAACTAGTTGACATATGCGGTAAAGCAAAATACAGGTATGTGTTGAAACGTGCCATTCTCATTACAGTATAAAAGAAGGCCATACCAGTTTCATAAAGCACACCGCACGGTTTGCATGGCATATTGAGCGTATTTCCACAGATGAAGGCATGTCTGGCGCAACTTGTAAAGCATGCTCATATTGC containing:
- the LOC11410883 gene encoding tetratricopeptide repeat protein 1 encodes the protein MVVIEQENTDDRSAIPSNATAAGNDDSDGFETASEADLDSDCDDGGDISREEQKNHEQPKEQEGEQEQDVAQRSVSSENALINEEELKQKALSEANEAKVEGNKLFVDGKYEEALSQYEHALQVAPDMPSSVEIRSICHANRAVCFMKLGKYENTIKECTKALELNPAYVKALVRRGEAHEKLEHFEEAIADMKKILEIDPSNGQAGKSIRRLEPLAAVKREKMKEEMMEKLKEMGNSVLGRFGMSLDNFKAVKDPNTGSYSISMER